The segment ACCCACAGTTACATATACGAAACGCAACTTAATTCGAATTTGGACTCGACAAATTCGTCACTGTTACGTATATGTAACgtcttttaaaatcaaaaccaGCAAGATagacaaacatatttaattaaaatcgttCATATACACAAGTAAACTTTTATAtccaaatttcatatttctaccTTACGTAGATCGCCGTGGGCATTAATGGATTAAGACCGTAAGATACATTCAAAATTTCAGAAATACGAAGTTTGACAGTTGATTATATTAAAAGCTGCTGAATGCCAATtacaaataatgttttaaatctaCTACATTCTTGGTAATTCATGTCACCAGATAAAAAATTCCAAACTATCTATTATCACTTGTCATTCCACCCACACGACGAACAAAATTATTACATAAACAACAATGTAATTATAAcgttaaaaacactttaattgCCCATATACGTAAACATAGAGAAAACTACACAATTTGTTAGATAAACTAAACGATTAGAATTACAAAATAGCAAAATAACAAGtgtaatttcaaaacatttctcCCACTGGTTTAATAGTCAATTCGTGCACTTGAACATGTGGTGGAGTAGAGAGACAATACATAACACCAGCTGAAATGTCCTCAGCTTTAagcatttgcatttttttataaatgtccgGTACAATTTCCGTATCCACTAGACCAGGACTAACGCTCTACAATTTGCAAAAGGGAGACAGAGAGAGAGAAGatacaaaataattgaatttttgtaaaacatacaAGCAAAAACTCAGCAGTTAccgttattttaattttcgttttCAATTCACGAAATTCTTGACGTAAAATTTCTGTTAATCCTGTTACAGCATACTTGGTGCAAGGATATATATTAAAGGTAGGCAACGAACCGGGTGGTGGATTAAAAATATAATGGCCCACTACACTGTTTATCAATATGACATGACCGTGATTAACATTGGCCTTTTGCATTGATTGGAAGGCACGTCGTGTACAATAGACAATACCCATGACATTTGTTTGCAATGTTTGCTGTAATGTATCAATTTCGAGAGTTAACAATTGACCTGATGTATAGGTGCCAGCATTGTTAATCAATATCTCCACAGTGCCCAGGTTCTTTTCAATCCAATCGAAGGCTTCATTTACCGACTGCATATCGGATACATCACATTTAATGGCATGCAAACGATTTTGCTGTTTGGCCGGTAGGGAGGCACGAATTTCATCTACCCGCTCTTTGCGACGCGCCAAACCAACCACAACGAGGCCAGCTGCAATCAAATCTTTTGTAATGGCAGAACCTATACCCGAACTGGCGCCGGTGACAACAGCAACACGATTTTGCCAACGTTCCATTATTTGTTATTGGATAGTGGGGTGGGGtcacaacaaaactaaattaaaaattatgttgttctttcaaaattgtatatatttttatctgATTTAAGTATCCGCTTGAGAAGAAGATGTAATTGTTGATGATGTTACTTTGACTTCACTAATGCAACTGAAAAACTATATCTTATTGTGTGCGGTTTAAATGAGCAAATTGCTCATATTTACATGAATGTATGTGagtgattgtgttttttttttttttttctttttttttttttgtattttgccaTATTAACAAATGTGTATATTAATATCAATTTATTTAGAACGAAtagcaaataattttattaacccTTTAAATAAGGTGAGCTAATTTTCTGATAAATTTAATTCTATGACATTTtcgtaaattataaaaaaatgttcttgaaACTGAAACAATctataatttatgaaattaattttccaactaaagaataaattaaaaaaaatgtattcaaaaattaaaccGAAATTGTATTcaacaacccagcaaaaacttaaattggaAAGTAAggtgttaaaatgctaaaacttTCTTACAGAATAGCAttataagtcattattttagCACGGGGATGACAGTCTCTTTTAAACAGGAAGTTAAGTTAGTACTTACTACGATCGCCTACATATTATTTGTAAGTTATTTGTATGTTATTACTACACTAattctaagtaatgcagacaAACAAGTTAGTTGttaagtgtattttttatatccaATTTTCTCcgctttttgttttatagagtTTTAGATAGTTTTGGCAAATAAAGTGTCTATATGTGAGCGCTTTTGTGTCATATtcctataatataataaaaaatgtaattgacattatatacaaacatacatgcatAAAGATATATTGCATAATTCATATTATCACATTTCAAACTATTTATACTCCCGTATATGAGAATATTACATGTCATTATTAATAACAGACCATTTGAAtgcaaaaacaattgtttttgatCATTCTAATCGCACATTTCATTTCAGCAACAGTTGTTTGAATAATAATCAAAATGAAATTGCAAAATGTGTggtgagaatttttttatttttattattattacttgcCCAGACCggcaatttaataataaacaaaatggaAAGTCACTATTAAGAATTTAAGTTGTACAATGTACATGTATATGTAGGTGGGTCATTTAGATATTTCAATAGTttacttataaataatttttgtacaaattgagaatttttataaattaatttataaagctAATGCTTTCAAAGAAAAAGCGAGAAATTAGCTGTAGGCTTAGATATGCTTTAAATTGACTAatcaaaacctttaaaaaacacttcgaatttctataatatatattctaAGATAAACCTAATTTTAACTATAATTCCTAAAATGTTTCAATTTCCAGCAAAATAGAAtgtgtaattttcttaaaagaaatctcaaatttatttaaaatccttttttaacaaataaattgcatttaatacctttatttagttgttttttgttatagcTTTTTTAGtctcaattttatttcaaatagaaaaataaacataaaacttaaTGTTACactaattttgttgaaaaaaaaaaacgaaatgttttatttaagtttccCCTAAATCTTTGCAGATTATGaatgtgattttgtttttcagttgtttttttttttttttttgtttttttggtatattttctacgttttcaattttatttgttcaaattCTTTCGTTTTAAGCCTAATAGAGTGTTTACTTCTTTAACATCTATTTGACTAAATTACGAAcgaatataaaaatacttagtTACAGACGTACatctatttatatgtatttatatatgtataaaagttaTGCTTATGTGTGTAAGAGGATATGTGTGGCAGGGGGAAGAAGTACACAAATGTGTAAAGAGTAAAATAATCCTAAACAGATGTGTAAATGGATTACTTAGGAAACAATTTTCATCCATTAAAGTTACAACCAAAAAAACTTGGCAATGAATTTGTCCATTACAATAGCGTACTTGTATATAACTACCACATACCATCTGCATTACTATTAAGTGCTGTAATAATTACATAGCTTTAATTGTATACCCAAGTACTTATATTGGATAAATCATTTTATTCGCTAATAAAAAGTGCTGATattgtatctatctatccatccatccatccatctatctatctatctatctatctatctatctatctatctatctatctaactaagaaattatttacacaattgtgcgaatgctgtttttttttcctcgagacaaaattttttatgttaaaatgcaaaataatgttGTGAAattcacaaaacttttttatgcaaCATTCCcattaacaattaaattattatataaataatatttcgtaatatacacgaaattttcacaaatactatgaaaaataaattttttattcgtaaTTTTAAAAGcatgaattattttcattgCAAGTTTTTCCTCAAATTAACTACTGAAGATCAAGCTATGTTCTCTAAAGGGAAGACTTCGCTTAATTTAAAAAGcatgaattattttcattgcaa is part of the Lucilia cuprina isolate Lc7/37 chromosome 3, ASM2204524v1, whole genome shotgun sequence genome and harbors:
- the LOC111686785 gene encoding farnesol dehydrogenase-like, translated to MERWQNRVAVVTGASSGIGSAITKDLIAAGLVVVGLARRKERVDEIRASLPAKQQNRLHAIKCDVSDMQSVNEAFDWIEKNLGTVEILINNAGTYTSGQLLTLEIDTLQQTLQTNVMGIVYCTRRAFQSMQKANVNHGHVILINSVVGHYIFNPPPGSLPTFNIYPCTKYAVTGLTEILRQEFRELKTKIKITSVSPGLVDTEIVPDIYKKMQMLKAEDISAGVMYCLSTPPHVQVHELTIKPVGEMF